Proteins encoded in a region of the Planococcus shixiaomingii genome:
- a CDS encoding class I SAM-dependent methyltransferase produces the protein MGKLFPRFYDIAMTPLENTRFKKIRESLVSIASGRVLEIGSGTGVNFPYYKSGVQVDAIEPNPLMMNQTEKRIKAAQVPIKTHLAKAENLPFADDSFDTVVATLVFCTIPDPVKALQEIKRVSKPGAKFLLFEHVRLDKELMGKTQDLLTPAWKKICDGCHLNRDTVSLLRNAGIPITKVNSFYGGLFLTIECGIEKE, from the coding sequence ATGGGAAAGCTGTTTCCACGATTTTATGACATTGCTATGACGCCGCTTGAAAATACCCGCTTCAAGAAAATCCGTGAGTCTCTTGTCAGCATAGCGAGTGGCAGGGTCTTGGAAATTGGCTCAGGGACAGGGGTGAACTTTCCCTACTATAAGAGTGGGGTACAAGTTGATGCTATCGAACCGAATCCTTTGATGATGAACCAAACAGAAAAACGGATAAAAGCGGCACAAGTTCCAATCAAAACGCATTTAGCCAAAGCCGAAAATCTTCCTTTTGCTGATGATTCGTTTGATACAGTAGTCGCAACGTTAGTTTTTTGTACAATTCCAGATCCCGTCAAAGCGCTTCAAGAAATTAAACGTGTAAGCAAACCAGGTGCTAAGTTTCTCCTTTTCGAACATGTTCGGCTGGATAAAGAGTTGATGGGAAAAACGCAGGATTTGCTGACGCCGGCTTGGAAAAAAATTTGCGATGGCTGTCATTTGAACCGTGACACAGTTTCACTTTTGAGAAACGCAGGAATCCCGATTACAAAAGTAAACTCATTCTATGGAGGCTTGTTCTTAACGATTGAATGTGGAATTGAAAAAGAGTGA
- the guaC gene encoding GMP reductase translates to MENVFDYEDIQLVPAKAVVDSRSECDTSVEFGGRRFKLPVVPANMQTIVDEKIATFLAENNYFYIMHRFEPEKRLAFAKEMQERGLYASISVGVKPEEYDFVQQLADENITPEYITIDVAHGHSNAVINMIQHIKKLLPNSFVIAGNVGTPEAVRELEHAGADATKVGIGPGKVCITKIKTGFGTGGWQLAALRWCAKAASKPIIADGGIRTHGDIAKSVRFGASMVMIGSLFAGHEESPGQTVEQDGKLLKEYFGSASEFQKGEKKNVEGKKMFVEFKGSMKDTLIEMEQDLQSAISYAGGDKLMAIRNVDYVIVKNSIFNGDKVY, encoded by the coding sequence ATGGAAAATGTATTTGATTACGAAGATATTCAGTTAGTTCCTGCAAAAGCAGTGGTAGACAGCCGGTCAGAATGCGACACATCTGTAGAATTTGGCGGACGGAGATTCAAGTTGCCTGTGGTACCTGCCAATATGCAGACGATAGTAGATGAAAAAATTGCAACGTTCCTAGCAGAGAACAACTATTTCTATATTATGCACCGTTTTGAACCGGAAAAACGTCTTGCTTTCGCAAAAGAAATGCAAGAACGCGGCCTCTATGCATCGATCAGTGTCGGGGTAAAACCGGAAGAATATGATTTTGTCCAGCAATTGGCAGATGAAAACATTACTCCGGAGTACATTACTATTGATGTGGCTCATGGCCATTCAAATGCAGTGATCAACATGATTCAGCACATAAAAAAATTGTTGCCGAATAGCTTTGTCATTGCCGGCAACGTCGGCACGCCAGAAGCTGTGCGCGAACTTGAACACGCTGGTGCAGATGCCACTAAAGTGGGCATTGGACCAGGAAAAGTTTGTATCACAAAAATCAAAACGGGCTTTGGCACAGGCGGTTGGCAATTAGCAGCGCTTCGCTGGTGTGCAAAAGCGGCAAGCAAACCGATCATCGCTGACGGCGGCATCCGGACGCATGGCGATATTGCAAAATCTGTCCGCTTCGGTGCTTCGATGGTCATGATCGGCTCACTTTTTGCTGGACACGAAGAGTCACCGGGTCAAACAGTGGAACAAGACGGCAAGCTGTTAAAAGAGTATTTCGGTTCAGCGTCTGAATTCCAAAAAGGCGAAAAGAAAAACGTTGAAGGCAAAAAAATGTTTGTGGAATTTAAAGGTTCTATGAAAGATACGTTGATTGAAATGGAGCAAGATTTGCAGTCGGCGATTTCCTATGCAGGCGGCGACAAATTGATGGCTATCCGAAACGTAGATTACGTTATTGTGAAAAACTCAATTTTTAACGGCGACAAAGTTTATTAA
- a CDS encoding purine-cytosine permease family protein yields MRSDITADQKVFEKEVRPREETTGDYSFDRVPREERKMGWLSITNITFGIATAIFYFQMGSVMALQFGAVNAIISAIYAIIVAGILGTIIVYLSAKSGMNVNLLSRGGFGYIGASLTSLIYASNFIMYCAFEGMILVSAVHAFFPQIPTWILILVFGTIVIPLNWFGIKQLDKIQKWSLPLFGIFLIAAIYMVFNRPSLYDGHFWTYMPEGVQIGGTALLLCIGMQHGIMGLTALIASDYARFLKPKDLKVGSVAIGFIPQIFCFGVMGGLGIWFGVSLGESNPGVYIVILLGLGGVLFTMLTQLRINITNIYSSSLSLSSFFENMFNFTPGRRFWIVVAGVVSMALMLGGIVEHLGLAMTFQGVALMSWAAILVTDALVVKKLLKIGPGYFESRRANLFKWNPVGVVSLLIPSILGTVATLGYMGTFLQSTAAFFAAMLAAILTVALAIATKGRYYVRKEATDIPREDYIA; encoded by the coding sequence ATGAGATCTGATATTACTGCAGATCAAAAAGTTTTCGAGAAAGAAGTTAGGCCAAGAGAGGAAACCACAGGCGATTATTCATTTGACCGTGTTCCGCGGGAAGAACGGAAAATGGGATGGTTGAGCATCACCAATATCACATTCGGTATTGCCACCGCCATTTTTTATTTTCAGATGGGAAGTGTAATGGCTCTGCAATTCGGAGCGGTAAACGCCATCATATCTGCAATCTACGCGATTATCGTAGCGGGTATTCTTGGCACCATAATAGTATATTTATCGGCAAAATCAGGCATGAATGTCAACCTCTTGTCCCGCGGAGGATTCGGTTATATCGGAGCCTCACTCACTTCATTGATTTACGCTTCAAACTTCATTATGTACTGCGCTTTCGAAGGTATGATCTTAGTTTCTGCTGTTCATGCTTTCTTCCCCCAAATCCCTACATGGATTTTAATCCTCGTCTTCGGGACGATCGTCATTCCACTAAACTGGTTTGGCATAAAACAATTGGACAAGATACAAAAATGGTCATTGCCGCTGTTCGGCATCTTTTTGATTGCTGCCATTTACATGGTATTCAATCGCCCTTCGCTGTACGATGGCCATTTCTGGACGTACATGCCTGAGGGCGTGCAAATAGGCGGCACAGCGTTGCTGTTGTGCATCGGCATGCAGCACGGAATTATGGGTCTGACGGCATTGATTGCTTCAGATTACGCACGCTTCTTGAAGCCGAAAGACTTAAAAGTCGGTTCTGTAGCAATCGGCTTTATCCCTCAGATTTTTTGTTTCGGCGTTATGGGCGGTCTTGGTATATGGTTTGGTGTGAGCTTAGGGGAATCCAATCCCGGCGTTTACATCGTTATATTGCTCGGGCTTGGCGGCGTTTTGTTTACAATGCTGACTCAACTCCGCATCAATATCACCAATATTTACAGCAGTTCGCTTTCGCTTTCAAGCTTTTTTGAAAATATGTTCAACTTCACGCCAGGCCGACGCTTTTGGATTGTTGTAGCGGGTGTTGTTTCTATGGCTTTAATGCTTGGCGGTATTGTGGAACATCTCGGCTTGGCGATGACGTTCCAAGGCGTTGCACTTATGTCTTGGGCAGCGATATTGGTCACCGATGCGCTAGTAGTGAAAAAATTACTTAAAATTGGACCGGGCTATTTTGAATCCAGAAGAGCCAATCTCTTTAAATGGAATCCTGTAGGCGTCGTTTCTCTCCTTATTCCAAGTATCCTTGGAACTGTTGCAACGCTAGGTTATATGGGGACATTCCTCCAAAGCACCGCAGCATTTTTTGCGGCCATGTTAGCGGCAATTTTGACAGTAGCTCTTGCCATAGCAACCAAAGGGCGTTACTATGTCCGAAAAGAAGCAACCGATATTCCTCGCGAAGACTATATTGCATAA
- a CDS encoding TetR/AcrR family transcriptional regulator, producing MKPLDLRVVKTKEALQEALLTLLNQKTLISISVTEICKLAKINRGTFYSHYGQVEELFEEYFKEIMKDLASSYKEPYRHVRTLDPKHLNPGTIRIFHHIEKHKKFYRIVFSKQVPFSYYHLLYDQVCGLMKNDSGIQNQITSAPSMVSAYQANAILGMVIEWHKEDFRQSANEMNVLLVQILNKNLS from the coding sequence ATGAAGCCATTGGATTTAAGAGTTGTCAAAACAAAAGAAGCATTACAAGAAGCGTTGCTTACACTGCTGAATCAAAAGACGCTGATTTCCATTTCGGTCACTGAAATATGCAAACTGGCAAAAATAAACCGCGGAACTTTTTATTCGCATTATGGCCAAGTAGAAGAGTTGTTCGAAGAGTATTTTAAGGAAATCATGAAAGACTTGGCTTCTTCCTATAAAGAACCATACCGGCACGTCCGAACGTTGGATCCTAAACACCTCAATCCAGGTACAATTCGTATCTTTCATCATATTGAAAAACATAAAAAATTTTACCGCATTGTCTTTTCGAAACAGGTGCCATTTTCTTACTATCATTTGTTATACGACCAAGTATGCGGTTTAATGAAGAACGATAGTGGGATTCAAAACCAAATAACTAGTGCACCGTCCATGGTCAGTGCCTATCAAGCAAATGCCATATTGGGAATGGTCATCGAATGGCATAAAGAGGATTTCCGCCAAAGTGCAAATGAAATGAATGTGCTGCTTGTCCAAATCCTGAACAAAAATTTAAGTTGA
- a CDS encoding DUF7683 domain-containing protein, whose protein sequence is MGNPKYQWRVTKYNPALRDENGYFTLKDEWISASAIGETFNGVEFTLEEYLRVESAYIESVAKFLADSNLTFLRILKFSPGEITAEEKASDLYERTFDSLSLSEDALVGLDEIKLICKMVLRNFIYCQFYFDNHFFVHFGWDYYMYIGSDHPSLTAIRFAEKNGLFVENFTSPYFIAPENVVREIEWGKINEETLEDSEALPEIPLADYRTLFMLSASHPIIGSFPVTEDHQSFFQPLLNHQMDFAKYTYQLFCSD, encoded by the coding sequence ATGGGTAATCCTAAATACCAATGGCGTGTAACAAAATACAATCCAGCATTGCGAGATGAAAATGGCTATTTCACGTTAAAGGACGAATGGATTAGCGCTTCTGCAATCGGCGAAACCTTTAACGGTGTTGAATTTACTTTGGAAGAATATCTTCGTGTCGAATCAGCTTACATAGAATCAGTGGCAAAGTTTTTGGCGGACAGTAATCTTACCTTTTTGCGTATCCTAAAATTCTCGCCTGGCGAAATAACTGCCGAAGAAAAAGCTTCTGATCTGTATGAACGAACATTTGATTCTCTTTCTTTATCCGAAGATGCCTTGGTTGGCTTAGATGAAATAAAGTTAATCTGCAAAATGGTTTTGCGAAACTTTATTTATTGCCAGTTTTATTTTGATAACCATTTTTTCGTCCACTTTGGCTGGGATTATTATATGTACATCGGTTCAGATCACCCATCTCTAACCGCTATTCGCTTTGCAGAAAAGAACGGACTATTTGTAGAAAATTTTACGTCTCCTTATTTTATAGCACCAGAAAATGTTGTTCGAGAAATAGAGTGGGGAAAAATCAATGAAGAAACACTAGAGGATAGCGAGGCACTGCCGGAAATTCCTTTAGCAGATTATCGAACTCTCTTTATGTTATCTGCTTCACATCCCATTATAGGAAGCTTTCCCGTTACTGAAGATCATCAAAGTTTCTTTCAGCCGCTGCTTAATCATCAAATGGATTTCGCCAAGTATACCTACCAACTTTTCTGCAGCGATTAA
- a CDS encoding sporulation protein produces MSFFDKVKAGVGIGNAKVDTQVKEVNVRQGGLVTGDVVIKGGAVEQQINAITLSVETSVVVEQDDRKYQQDLQIQRVKVSDALTIGPKEEKIVPFSFALSYEAPITVSKSKVWIDTVLDVPFAIDPKDKDYLEVAGIQAAETILAAIEQLGFTLKSATNIKSRQTKSGLVQEFEFYPGTDFKKHFSELELIFLSDAKGTTVYIEMDHKAKGLGGLLAQALDMDESRLSIHFEKREASSVSEVARQLRELLLNNAR; encoded by the coding sequence ATGTCATTTTTTGATAAAGTTAAAGCGGGTGTTGGAATCGGCAATGCGAAAGTGGATACGCAAGTGAAAGAAGTAAATGTAAGACAAGGTGGTTTGGTGACTGGAGACGTTGTAATAAAGGGCGGTGCTGTTGAGCAGCAAATCAATGCGATTACACTCTCTGTCGAAACGTCGGTGGTGGTGGAGCAAGATGACCGCAAATACCAGCAGGATTTGCAAATTCAACGGGTTAAGGTGAGTGATGCGTTAACCATCGGCCCAAAAGAAGAAAAAATAGTGCCGTTTTCATTTGCCTTATCCTACGAAGCGCCGATAACCGTCAGCAAAAGCAAAGTGTGGATTGATACGGTGCTGGATGTTCCGTTTGCCATCGATCCAAAAGACAAAGATTACCTCGAAGTCGCTGGAATCCAAGCTGCCGAAACAATTTTAGCCGCTATCGAGCAATTGGGCTTTACGTTAAAATCCGCAACCAATATAAAAAGCCGGCAAACGAAAAGCGGTCTGGTGCAGGAATTTGAATTCTACCCAGGAACTGATTTTAAAAAGCACTTCAGTGAACTTGAATTGATTTTTTTATCCGATGCAAAAGGCACTACTGTTTATATCGAAATGGACCATAAAGCAAAAGGATTGGGCGGTTTATTGGCGCAAGCATTAGATATGGACGAATCCCGGCTATCTATCCATTTCGAGAAAAGAGAAGCGTCGAGTGTTTCGGAAGTGGCTAGACAACTCCGCGAACTTCTTCTTAACAATGCCCGATAA
- a CDS encoding alpha/beta fold hydrolase, which translates to MGHFIEVEAGVNIYVEDIGQGQPVFFIHPWPLNSKFFERQVGVLAANGFRFIGIDLRGYGKSDKPWHGYDFDTMARDIKAVIDFLRLDNVVLAGFSIGGPIAIRYLSLYGDTGISKLLLMAAAAPSYTQRKDFKYGKKRSEVDLLISQINQDRPRQLALYAKMYFKQRKSAQFLAWFQSLGLEAGAHSMVHSMISLRNEDVRGELNSIRVPTAIFHGKKDRSCPFELAKELKNRIPRSVLIPFRSSGHGLNWDEPEKFNAELIRFLKSSKV; encoded by the coding sequence ATGGGTCATTTTATTGAAGTGGAAGCGGGCGTAAACATCTATGTTGAAGACATCGGACAAGGGCAGCCGGTCTTTTTTATTCATCCGTGGCCGCTCAACAGCAAATTTTTCGAACGACAAGTGGGCGTTTTGGCGGCAAACGGATTCCGCTTTATCGGAATCGATCTACGGGGCTACGGGAAATCCGACAAGCCTTGGCACGGCTATGACTTCGACACGATGGCCCGTGACATAAAAGCGGTCATCGATTTTCTGCGCCTTGATAACGTCGTGCTAGCCGGCTTTTCCATCGGCGGGCCAATTGCCATTCGCTATTTGTCTTTATATGGCGACACAGGCATATCGAAACTGCTGTTGATGGCAGCCGCCGCTCCTTCTTATACGCAGCGGAAAGATTTCAAATACGGAAAAAAACGAAGCGAAGTGGACTTGCTGATTAGCCAAATCAATCAGGACCGGCCTCGGCAATTGGCGTTATATGCAAAAATGTACTTCAAACAGAGAAAGTCAGCCCAATTTCTGGCTTGGTTCCAGTCGCTTGGCTTAGAAGCTGGAGCCCATTCTATGGTCCACTCCATGATCTCTTTAAGGAACGAGGATGTGCGAGGCGAACTCAATTCCATAAGGGTGCCAACCGCTATTTTCCACGGAAAAAAAGATCGCTCTTGCCCTTTTGAACTGGCGAAAGAACTAAAAAACCGGATCCCCCGTTCGGTCCTTATCCCTTTCCGATCTAGCGGCCATGGCCTCAACTGGGATGAACCCGAAAAGTTCAATGCGGAATTGATTCGTTTCCTGAAAAGCTCAAAGGTATAA
- a CDS encoding SDR family oxidoreductase, translating into MRLEGKVAIVTGAASGMGKAIAESYAKEGAKVVVSDMNLEGATAVADAIGATGADALAIQTNVTSTEDLERLFYETDKAFGKLDILVNNAGIMDGMEPIGDISDERWDKIFAVNTTAVMRAMRLAIPIFLEQGRGVIVNNISAGGLNGGRAGAAYTASKHAVVGLTKNTAFMYADKNIRCNGIAPGAVITNIGSTMTNINEAGAARQSLGMALNPRAGQPEEIAKVAVFLGSDEASFVNGEVVTVDGGWTAY; encoded by the coding sequence ATGAGACTGGAAGGCAAAGTAGCTATTGTAACTGGTGCAGCATCTGGCATGGGGAAAGCGATTGCGGAAAGTTATGCTAAGGAAGGTGCGAAGGTTGTTGTTTCGGACATGAACTTGGAAGGCGCGACAGCAGTGGCAGACGCCATCGGAGCAACCGGAGCTGATGCTTTAGCGATTCAGACAAACGTTACCTCAACGGAAGATTTAGAGCGTTTATTTTATGAAACTGACAAGGCTTTTGGAAAACTGGATATCTTGGTCAACAATGCCGGTATTATGGATGGCATGGAGCCGATCGGCGATATTTCGGATGAACGCTGGGATAAAATATTTGCAGTTAATACAACAGCAGTTATGCGTGCAATGCGTTTGGCAATTCCGATTTTCCTTGAACAAGGCCGCGGCGTCATCGTTAATAACATTTCTGCGGGCGGTTTGAACGGAGGCCGGGCAGGAGCGGCTTATACAGCTTCTAAGCATGCAGTCGTCGGGTTGACGAAGAACACCGCATTTATGTACGCAGATAAAAATATCCGTTGCAATGGAATTGCGCCTGGGGCGGTCATTACGAATATCGGCAGTACGATGACCAACATCAATGAAGCGGGAGCTGCCCGCCAATCACTCGGGATGGCACTTAATCCACGCGCTGGCCAACCGGAAGAAATTGCGAAAGTCGCCGTTTTCTTAGGGTCCGATGAAGCAAGCTTTGTAAACGGCGAAGTGGTCACGGTTGACGGCGGCTGGACGGCTTACTAA
- a CDS encoding DUF4279 domain-containing protein has translation MFLAESEVKVSFRLHGEEFPTNEVSEILELTPTETYQIGDVITDQKSNEPGFHKETIWEIGTAYEKSLDVKMQLDKTMDPLYSKVQDINKLREKYGIKCLIMIVLIIEKGETPAMYLEKKQIDFASQIEAEFHWDLYANPYVSDF, from the coding sequence ATGTTTTTAGCCGAATCAGAAGTGAAAGTTTCTTTCCGTTTGCATGGTGAGGAATTTCCAACTAACGAAGTGTCGGAAATTTTGGAGCTAACACCAACCGAAACTTACCAAATTGGCGACGTTATTACAGATCAAAAAAGTAATGAGCCCGGATTTCATAAGGAAACGATATGGGAAATTGGAACAGCTTATGAAAAGTCTTTGGATGTAAAAATGCAATTGGATAAGACCATGGATCCGTTATATAGCAAGGTGCAAGACATCAATAAATTGAGAGAAAAATACGGAATCAAATGCCTCATCATGATTGTGCTGATTATAGAAAAAGGCGAAACACCGGCAATGTATTTGGAGAAAAAACAAATCGATTTCGCTTCCCAAATCGAAGCGGAATTTCACTGGGATCTGTATGCCAATCCTTATGTCAGCGATTTTTGA
- a CDS encoding DUF3916 domain-containing protein has translation MRNKKVRGLKRKTAKLIERIEEETSVFPEDLYGGFWCMSMPAGKSFIDSPKTPVGVKRICVKTLLARAEYLIKQKPMSAESVRVVVMVASDELFSAQIIVFFGSHYLNHFFNRSSEHQLWMPLAGDSGFTERWELEIPEIMTETGYREIINYEDEKKDRTLWFIGELT, from the coding sequence ATGCGAAACAAAAAAGTGCGTGGATTAAAACGAAAAACCGCAAAACTTATTGAAAGAATCGAGGAAGAGACAAGCGTCTTTCCCGAAGATTTATATGGTGGATTCTGGTGTATGAGTATGCCGGCAGGAAAAAGCTTTATTGATTCTCCAAAAACACCTGTTGGAGTTAAGCGAATTTGTGTTAAAACGCTGTTAGCGAGAGCGGAATATTTAATAAAGCAAAAGCCTATGTCGGCAGAATCCGTACGAGTGGTCGTAATGGTCGCTTCTGATGAACTTTTTTCGGCTCAAATCATTGTCTTTTTTGGCAGCCACTACTTGAATCACTTTTTTAATCGCTCCAGTGAGCATCAACTTTGGATGCCGCTAGCAGGGGATAGTGGTTTTACCGAGAGATGGGAACTGGAGATTCCCGAAATCATGACAGAAACAGGATATAGGGAGATCATAAACTATGAGGACGAAAAAAAAGATCGCACGCTTTGGTTTATCGGGGAACTGACTTAA
- the metG gene encoding methionine--tRNA ligase yields the protein MSVLIGGAWPYANGSLHLGHIAALLPGDILARYYRLKRENVLYVSGSDCNGTPISIRASQEGVPIKEIADRYHAEFQKTFTDLGFTYDLYTRTDGAFHHKVVQNIFLALQENGYIYKKEIDQTYCEWDKQFLPDRFVEGICPVCGAHSRGDQCDNCSTILDALDLLEPKCKICGNPPTVKKTEHFYFELSSFQKELEQYVASAKDDKRWRENAINLSQRYLNEGLLDRAVSRDLPNGVPLPVKGYEEKKVYVWIEAVSGYYSASKEWAEINQQDDQEFWQRNTKAYYVHGKDNIPFHTIIWPAILKGVGVSGLPTHIVSNEYLTLEKKKLSTSKNWAVWAPDILERYHPDSIRYFLTVNAPENRDTDFSWREFIYSHNSELLGAYGNFINRTLKFIEKSYGGNIPQVETDSEVEAKIDALYQKTGGLIESGNMKAALEEIFGFIRFANKYFDEKEPWNEIKTAPASCAATIATCVLAITNLVQLLHPFLPFSSEEVKRTLEIEKLEWSFMRNKTVKISNIKPLFERYDIKRIDEELEKLLSQSK from the coding sequence ATGAGCGTACTTATTGGAGGGGCATGGCCATATGCCAACGGATCGCTGCATTTAGGGCACATAGCCGCTTTGCTGCCAGGCGATATTTTAGCCCGCTATTACCGGTTGAAAAGGGAAAACGTCTTGTATGTTTCAGGCAGCGACTGCAACGGAACACCGATTTCCATTCGGGCCAGTCAAGAAGGCGTCCCGATAAAAGAGATTGCCGACCGCTATCACGCTGAGTTTCAAAAAACTTTCACAGACCTCGGCTTCACCTATGATTTGTACACGCGGACGGATGGTGCTTTTCATCACAAAGTAGTCCAAAATATCTTTTTAGCTTTGCAGGAAAACGGTTATATTTACAAAAAAGAAATTGATCAGACGTATTGCGAATGGGATAAGCAGTTTTTGCCAGACCGTTTTGTAGAAGGGATTTGTCCGGTCTGCGGCGCACATTCCCGAGGCGATCAATGCGACAATTGCTCCACCATTCTGGATGCCTTGGATTTGCTCGAGCCGAAATGCAAAATTTGCGGCAATCCGCCGACAGTCAAAAAAACTGAACACTTCTATTTTGAGCTCAGTTCTTTCCAGAAGGAACTCGAACAGTATGTTGCAAGCGCCAAAGACGACAAGCGATGGCGGGAGAATGCAATCAATTTATCTCAGCGCTATTTGAACGAAGGGTTGTTGGACCGAGCAGTATCACGCGATCTGCCAAATGGCGTCCCTTTGCCGGTGAAAGGCTATGAAGAAAAGAAGGTCTATGTGTGGATCGAAGCTGTCTCAGGTTATTATTCAGCCAGCAAAGAATGGGCAGAAATTAACCAGCAAGACGACCAGGAATTCTGGCAAAGGAATACGAAAGCGTATTATGTACATGGCAAAGACAACATTCCGTTCCACACGATTATTTGGCCAGCTATCTTAAAGGGTGTTGGAGTTTCGGGGTTGCCGACGCATATTGTCTCTAACGAGTACTTGACGCTTGAGAAGAAGAAATTATCAACGAGCAAAAATTGGGCAGTCTGGGCACCGGATATTTTAGAACGTTATCATCCCGATTCCATCCGCTATTTTTTAACTGTGAACGCTCCGGAAAACCGCGACACGGATTTTTCCTGGCGGGAATTCATATACAGCCACAACAGCGAACTGCTTGGCGCTTATGGAAATTTCATCAATCGTACGCTGAAATTTATTGAAAAAAGCTATGGCGGAAATATTCCACAAGTAGAAACCGATTCAGAGGTGGAGGCGAAGATAGATGCGCTGTACCAAAAAACCGGCGGGCTGATTGAAAGCGGCAATATGAAAGCAGCGCTGGAAGAAATTTTTGGCTTCATCCGTTTTGCGAATAAGTATTTTGATGAGAAAGAACCGTGGAACGAAATAAAAACCGCTCCTGCATCCTGCGCGGCAACCATTGCTACATGCGTATTGGCCATTACGAATCTTGTTCAGTTGCTGCATCCATTTCTTCCGTTTTCAAGTGAAGAAGTAAAAAGAACATTGGAAATTGAAAAGCTGGAGTGGAGCTTCATGAGAAACAAAACGGTAAAAATTTCAAATATAAAACCGTTATTTGAACGATACGACATAAAAAGAATTGATGAGGAACTTGAAAAACTCCTCAGCCAGTCTAAATGA
- a CDS encoding sporulation protein, with protein MSFFDNVSSSAGTENAKVDTYITEAKVKQGSTVSGEVYVLGGESEQHIKGVYLSVMTSVLIEENNKKSMEDVEIQKVKVSEPFTIAPKEEKTISFSFILSPETPMTVKRVEVWFKTTLDVSFECDPRDKNYIHVVGTEAAEKILDAIQQLDFPIKRVVTLKSRRTYSGVVQEFEFYTGGNFKKNFSEMEMVLISDSTGTTAYIELDRHEKETKDLIANTIDRDEAKLFLHYRYSDVPSVDEITNQLQDLLLSKVR; from the coding sequence ATGTCTTTTTTCGATAATGTAAGTTCTAGTGCCGGAACGGAAAATGCTAAAGTGGATACCTATATAACAGAAGCAAAAGTGAAGCAAGGAAGTACGGTTTCAGGTGAGGTGTATGTGTTAGGCGGTGAATCAGAGCAGCACATCAAAGGTGTCTATCTTTCGGTCATGACTTCTGTATTGATAGAGGAAAATAATAAAAAGTCTATGGAAGATGTAGAAATCCAAAAAGTTAAAGTAAGTGAACCCTTTACAATTGCACCTAAAGAAGAAAAAACGATTTCTTTTTCGTTTATTTTATCTCCCGAAACGCCTATGACGGTCAAACGTGTAGAAGTTTGGTTTAAGACGACGTTGGATGTATCTTTTGAATGTGATCCGCGAGATAAAAATTATATTCATGTTGTCGGCACCGAAGCGGCTGAGAAAATTCTAGATGCTATCCAGCAATTGGATTTTCCGATCAAGAGAGTGGTCACGCTTAAGAGCCGCCGCACCTATAGCGGAGTGGTACAGGAGTTCGAGTTTTATACAGGAGGCAATTTTAAAAAGAATTTTAGCGAAATGGAAATGGTCCTCATTTCCGATAGCACGGGAACCACGGCATATATCGAGCTTGACCGTCACGAAAAAGAAACTAAAGACTTGATAGCAAATACGATAGACCGCGATGAAGCCAAATTGTTCCTTCATTACCGATACAGTGATGTGCCAAGTGTAGATGAAATTACAAACCAGCTTCAAGACCTGCTGCTATCAAAAGTGAGATAA